Proteins from a genomic interval of Chitinophagales bacterium:
- a CDS encoding MFS transporter: MSNIHVFEKNGQYFKFCAYGFLKNLRFFDAFLLLFFLENGISYTQIGVIYATREIVINFSEIPTGILADTFGRKSSLIAAFLAYILSFLIFYFSSDFYLFLVAIVLYGIGDAFRSGTHKGMIMDYLKLNGWQNQKVNYYGHTRSWSQTGSAISSLFAGILVLYTGTYRSIFLYSVLPYLLNFINIYSYPNELNFSSSKKEREENKVKGIGIWLTFQSFVEVIRKPNVFQIINSAALHTSFLKAVKDYIQPLMVHVALLIPFMMNMEEKRKSGLIIGVIYFFIYLLSSFASKNAAKTANLKWSNLPRLTLQAGFIAGIMCGFLYTYECWILSLLTFVSIYVIENLRKPLLTGDIADNVPHDILTSVLSAQSFWGTILASIIALSLGILVDNFGIGIALSVVSSFLLFGYFLFEKTTN, from the coding sequence ATGAGTAACATTCATGTATTTGAAAAAAACGGTCAATACTTCAAATTTTGCGCCTATGGTTTTCTGAAAAACCTGCGATTTTTTGATGCCTTCTTGCTGTTATTTTTTTTAGAAAATGGCATTTCTTACACCCAAATAGGGGTTATTTATGCCACTCGTGAGATAGTCATCAATTTTTCGGAGATTCCCACGGGTATTCTTGCCGATACATTCGGTCGCAAAAGCTCATTGATAGCTGCTTTCCTCGCCTACATTCTTTCTTTTCTGATTTTTTATTTTTCCAGCGATTTCTATTTATTCCTCGTTGCCATAGTACTGTATGGCATAGGGGATGCTTTTCGTTCAGGAACGCACAAAGGCATGATTATGGACTATTTGAAGCTAAATGGTTGGCAAAATCAAAAGGTAAATTATTATGGCCATACCCGTTCTTGGTCACAGACAGGTTCTGCCATATCTTCACTTTTTGCAGGAATATTGGTACTTTATACAGGCACTTATCGCAGCATTTTTTTGTACTCAGTACTCCCTTATCTACTCAATTTTATCAACATATATTCCTATCCCAATGAATTGAATTTCTCTTCTTCCAAAAAAGAAAGAGAGGAGAATAAAGTCAAGGGAATCGGAATCTGGCTCACCTTCCAATCTTTTGTGGAAGTTATTAGAAAACCCAACGTATTTCAAATTATCAACTCCGCCGCCCTTCACACTTCTTTCCTAAAAGCGGTGAAAGACTACATTCAGCCATTGATGGTTCACGTTGCGTTATTGATTCCTTTTATGATGAACATGGAAGAAAAAAGAAAAAGCGGATTGATCATTGGAGTTATTTATTTTTTTATCTATTTGCTGTCATCTTTTGCTTCCAAAAATGCTGCAAAAACTGCAAATCTAAAATGGTCCAACCTTCCAAGACTAACTTTACAAGCGGGATTCATTGCAGGAATTATGTGTGGTTTTCTTTACACCTACGAATGTTGGATACTTTCTCTATTGACTTTTGTTTCTATTTATGTAATAGAAAATCTTCGAAAACCCTTGCTGACAGGCGACATTGCAGACAATGTACCACACGACATCCTCACCTCAGTCCTTTCAGCCCAGTCGTTTTGGGGAACGATATTGGCCTCCATTATTGCCCTTTCATTAGGCATTTTAGTAGATAACTTTGGAATCGGCATTGCTTTATCAGTCGTTTCCAGCTTTCTTTTATTCGGTTATTTTCTTTTTGAAAAAACAACAAATTAA
- a CDS encoding cupin domain-containing protein: MQKVNIDSKLALFSDHWNPRIVGELNGQHVKLAKLKGEFVWHKHDEEDELFYILKGELQMEFRDRTVVLKKGEFLIVPRGVEHRPVAEEEVSLMLFEPVGTVNTGNEKSELTREELEQI, translated from the coding sequence ATGCAAAAAGTAAACATCGACAGCAAACTTGCTTTATTTTCTGATCATTGGAATCCTCGAATTGTGGGGGAATTGAATGGGCAACATGTCAAATTGGCGAAACTCAAAGGAGAGTTTGTTTGGCACAAACACGATGAGGAAGACGAGCTATTTTATATATTGAAAGGTGAACTGCAAATGGAATTTCGAGATAGAACGGTGGTATTGAAGAAAGGGGAATTTTTGATTGTGCCGAGAGGTGTTGAGCATCGACCTGTGGCAGAAGAAGAGGTTTCTCTTATGTTGTTTGAACCTGTGGGAACGGTCAATACAGGGAATGAAAAGAGTGAATTGACAAGAGAGGAATTGGAGCAGATATGA
- a CDS encoding type II toxin-antitoxin system PemK/MazF family toxin — translation MGLILNQYDVVIVNLDPTMGSELRKTRPCVILSPDEMNKYLKTIIIAPITSKSKSYPTRILIELRGKENWVVIDQIRTIDKRRIHKKMGRLKPIDIQNIKAVIQETLVD, via the coding sequence ATGGGATTAATATTGAACCAATACGATGTAGTAATCGTGAATTTAGACCCAACTATGGGAAGTGAACTTCGCAAAACAAGACCTTGTGTTATTTTGTCGCCTGATGAAATGAATAAATACCTAAAAACCATCATTATAGCTCCTATCACTTCTAAATCTAAGTCTTATCCTACAAGGATTCTAATTGAACTAAGAGGGAAAGAAAATTGGGTGGTCATAGACCAAATTAGAACGATTGACAAAAGAAGGATTCACAAAAAAATGGGGCGGCTGAAACCTATTGATATTCAGAATATAAAAGCTGTTATACAAGAAACTTTAGTAGATTGA
- a CDS encoding chloramphenicol acetyltransferase, translated as MHFLNLEQWSRRKHFEFFKNMANPHVNFCANVDITHFRAFIKKSQLPFTQTIVYIVANTANAIKEFRYRIRGEEVVVHDRVHPSFTVMTDMEDVFTFCTVNYQPELKPFIQHTTEVMDFRKLNPTLEDEPGQDNLLFLSSIPWFSFTSFQHPMHTPSIDSVPRIAWGKYFEENGCIKMPLAVQAHHGLVDGVHVGRYYQHFQDLLDTPERLLR; from the coding sequence ATGCACTTTCTCAATTTAGAACAATGGTCTCGCCGAAAACACTTCGAGTTTTTCAAAAACATGGCGAATCCACATGTCAATTTTTGTGCGAATGTCGACATCACCCACTTTCGAGCCTTCATCAAAAAGTCCCAACTTCCTTTCACCCAAACCATCGTCTATATTGTGGCAAATACTGCCAATGCAATCAAGGAGTTTCGTTATCGGATTCGTGGAGAAGAAGTTGTGGTACATGACCGAGTACATCCTTCGTTTACGGTGATGACCGATATGGAAGATGTTTTCACTTTTTGTACGGTCAATTATCAGCCCGAATTGAAACCTTTTATACAGCACACAACAGAGGTGATGGATTTCCGAAAACTCAATCCAACGCTTGAAGATGAGCCTGGACAAGACAATTTACTGTTTTTATCCTCTATACCGTGGTTTTCCTTCACCAGTTTTCAACATCCGATGCACACTCCTTCAATAGATTCTGTGCCTCGAATTGCATGGGGAAAATACTTTGAAGAAAATGGATGCATCAAAATGCCACTAGCAGTTCAAGCACATCATGGATTGGTAGATGGAGTACATGTGGGAAGGTATTACCAACATTTTCAGGACCTATTGGATACACCAGAGCGGTTGTTGAGGTAG
- a CDS encoding tetratricopeptide repeat protein, protein MENRWILFTYLFFFATLNMMADQNIGTVSNQKIENSVVRDSISTLLELSSQYSYSDLSKAIEYSALAEELATQASLPLEHFRIYRTLAFMYENNNNLDSAIHYYHRTLDIASKEDNPQKLLLKSYTDLAIVYRRMANYALSRDYHLKAMKIAEETGNQVALENAYHGLGTTYRDVGDYERAIQYYLEAIQLTEKRGDKPNMVNTMQFLAITYAESSNTELALKTIEEAAAMAYSLKDTVLIGIVAFDYGKILNLTGDTETALQKFEESLTYFELMQHKPLIARSLLYIADVYTEQNNYEQAKIYFDKCLQYEPFISKKGRADLHSKLGYLHHSEGTINKAIEDYQKSLEIAEASGFKDFCQKSNLGLYQIFSEKGETDRALQYLEAYTEFRDTLLSEEKVKKIAELELKYDAEKTEKEIRDLKLQQSRFLIIGIIALFSCISFFLIYILYSAQKNNRALRKKNVEIEEKNIQLKESNEILQQFTYVAAHDLKEPLRNIGSFVNLLQRKFGGNFNAEANEYMDFVTKGVQRMNKLLSALLEYSTISIQGPNQELTNTKKVLNEVVDNLQYAIDSKKAVVEYDTYLPNIRMNHLHLTQIFQNLISNSLKYSDQNAQPHIRIASQITDSELRFEVVDNGKGIDQAHGNKIFNLFYQSEKDSQANGSDLGQNSGIGLTICKNIVDKYNGQIGFQSELQKGTVFYFAFPISMGA, encoded by the coding sequence ATGGAAAATCGGTGGATACTATTTACGTATTTGTTCTTTTTTGCTACTCTCAACATGATGGCAGATCAGAACATTGGCACTGTAAGCAATCAGAAGATTGAGAACAGTGTGGTAAGGGATAGTATATCTACCTTATTGGAATTGTCCAGTCAATACTCTTACAGCGATCTTTCCAAAGCCATTGAATATTCAGCCTTAGCAGAAGAATTGGCAACACAAGCATCTTTACCTTTAGAACATTTTCGTATCTATCGCACACTCGCTTTTATGTACGAAAACAACAACAACTTGGACAGCGCTATCCATTATTATCACCGTACTTTGGATATTGCGTCAAAAGAAGACAACCCTCAAAAACTGCTACTGAAATCCTATACCGACTTAGCAATTGTTTATAGAAGAATGGCGAATTATGCGCTTAGCCGTGATTATCACTTGAAAGCTATGAAAATTGCCGAGGAAACGGGTAATCAGGTTGCCTTGGAAAATGCCTATCACGGCCTTGGAACTACATATAGAGATGTGGGAGATTACGAAAGAGCCATTCAATATTATTTGGAGGCCATTCAACTCACCGAAAAAAGAGGTGACAAACCCAATATGGTCAATACCATGCAGTTTCTGGCGATAACTTATGCCGAAAGCTCCAATACAGAATTGGCATTGAAAACCATTGAAGAAGCTGCTGCAATGGCTTACTCACTCAAAGACACAGTATTGATAGGAATTGTTGCCTTTGATTATGGTAAAATATTAAATTTGACGGGAGATACCGAAACGGCTCTTCAAAAATTTGAAGAGTCGCTTACTTATTTTGAGTTGATGCAACATAAACCTTTGATTGCACGCTCATTACTCTACATTGCAGATGTTTATACCGAGCAAAATAATTACGAGCAAGCCAAAATTTATTTTGATAAGTGCTTGCAATACGAACCTTTTATTTCCAAAAAAGGACGTGCAGATCTTCACTCCAAATTGGGCTACTTGCATCATTCGGAAGGAACAATCAATAAAGCAATCGAAGACTATCAAAAAAGTTTGGAAATTGCAGAAGCATCTGGATTCAAAGATTTTTGTCAAAAAAGCAATTTGGGTTTGTATCAGATTTTTTCCGAAAAAGGAGAAACGGATAGAGCACTTCAATATTTGGAGGCATACACAGAATTTAGAGATACCTTGTTGAGTGAGGAAAAGGTGAAAAAAATTGCAGAATTGGAGCTAAAATACGATGCAGAAAAGACAGAAAAAGAGATTCGAGACTTGAAACTCCAACAAAGTCGCTTTTTGATTATAGGAATTATTGCCCTGTTCTCCTGCATCTCTTTTTTCTTGATTTATATCCTTTATTCTGCTCAAAAGAACAATCGGGCCTTGCGGAAAAAGAACGTAGAGATTGAAGAAAAAAATATACAACTCAAAGAATCCAACGAAATACTACAACAGTTTACTTACGTTGCAGCACACGACCTCAAAGAACCTCTGCGAAATATCGGTAGTTTTGTGAATCTCCTTCAAAGAAAATTTGGTGGCAATTTCAATGCAGAAGCCAATGAGTACATGGATTTTGTGACCAAAGGAGTCCAACGGATGAACAAACTATTGAGTGCTCTTTTGGAATATTCTACGATTTCGATTCAAGGCCCCAATCAAGAACTGACCAACACCAAAAAAGTGCTGAACGAAGTAGTCGACAATCTTCAATATGCGATTGACTCCAAAAAAGCGGTAGTCGAATACGATACCTACCTTCCCAATATTCGCATGAATCATTTGCACCTTACCCAAATTTTTCAAAACCTTATCAGCAATTCGCTAAAATATTCAGATCAAAATGCTCAACCTCACATCAGAATTGCAAGTCAAATCACTGATTCTGAACTTCGATTTGAAGTAGTCGACAATGGCAAGGGAATTGACCAAGCACATGGCAATAAAATTTTCAATCTGTTCTATCAGTCCGAGAAAGACTCACAAGCCAATGGAAGTGATTTGGGTCAAAATTCTGGCATCGGGCTTACAATCTGCAAAAACATTGTAGATAAATACAACGGTCAAATTGGCTTTCAATCCGAACTTCAAAAAGGAACGGTCTTCTATTTTGCTTTTCCGATTTCGATGGGGGCTTAG
- a CDS encoding AbrB/MazE/SpoVT family DNA-binding domain-containing protein, whose protein sequence is MQISVVKIGNSRGIRLAKNILEKYDIQDKVEVVFKEGFFIVKPVKKVREGWEASFKQMAENGDDELLIDDVFEDENFEAWD, encoded by the coding sequence ATGCAAATTTCAGTAGTAAAAATTGGCAATTCCAGGGGAATTCGCTTGGCAAAAAATATTTTGGAAAAATACGATATTCAAGATAAAGTAGAAGTCGTATTCAAAGAAGGTTTTTTCATTGTCAAGCCTGTGAAGAAAGTGCGAGAAGGTTGGGAGGCTTCTTTCAAGCAGATGGCAGAAAATGGAGACGATGAGTTGTTGATAGACGATGTGTTTGAAGATGAAAACTTTGAAGCATGGGATTAA
- a CDS encoding lipase family protein: MKRILYLFLAICLSMPTVFGQKVVSTELIASFTNTELAGEGVFGATYGVEVYKLIYNTVDVHGESTIASGAMVLPQTDDENLCFPVMVYNHGTVLEKNNVPSRLSGEILVGYFAAADGYVAILPDYLGMGDSPGLHPYVHAASEASATIDMVRAVREYAATNNVPLNDQLFLTGYSQGGHAAMATHKTMQEQFTNEFTVTASSPGSGPYDLSTTSFSDIGEDKPYSTGGYVPYLLFAYQEAYGNLYENVSDALKAPYDTTLPPLFDGTHFMSEVHAAMPNVPNEIFQDAYLEAVRTNENHPYRVAFRDNDVYDWLPTAPIRMYYCEADEQVPFSNSITALETMQANGATNVEAVSAGAMFTHSVCATFALFGSKAFFDERKTGCVETGIFSPSNTYLSLQIIPNPSFSVAQIHFDNPQQTAYEMVVTDISGKMVYFEENIHSSQITFNSSDLTSGIYLIEVRGENVYRGKMMVY, encoded by the coding sequence ATGAAACGAATACTTTACCTATTCTTGGCTATTTGCCTTTCCATGCCCACAGTATTTGGACAAAAAGTTGTCTCAACCGAACTGATTGCCAGCTTTACAAACACTGAACTCGCAGGAGAAGGTGTTTTTGGAGCAACCTATGGCGTAGAGGTTTACAAACTCATTTACAACACCGTAGATGTGCATGGTGAATCCACGATTGCATCAGGCGCAATGGTCTTGCCACAAACCGATGATGAGAACCTGTGTTTTCCAGTGATGGTTTACAACCATGGAACCGTACTGGAGAAAAACAATGTGCCTTCTCGATTGAGTGGCGAAATATTGGTGGGCTATTTTGCAGCAGCAGATGGATATGTAGCTATTTTACCTGATTATCTGGGAATGGGTGATTCTCCGGGATTGCATCCCTATGTTCATGCAGCAAGTGAGGCAAGTGCCACTATTGACATGGTGCGGGCAGTGCGAGAATATGCAGCGACCAACAATGTTCCGCTCAACGACCAATTGTTTTTGACAGGTTATTCACAAGGCGGGCACGCAGCAATGGCTACCCACAAAACCATGCAAGAGCAATTTACCAATGAGTTCACAGTAACCGCTTCTTCACCAGGTTCAGGCCCTTATGACCTCTCTACCACCAGTTTCAGCGATATTGGAGAAGACAAGCCTTATAGCACAGGTGGTTATGTTCCTTATTTGCTGTTTGCCTACCAAGAAGCGTATGGCAATCTCTACGAAAATGTATCCGATGCCTTAAAAGCTCCTTACGATACCACTTTGCCACCTCTTTTTGATGGCACGCATTTTATGAGTGAAGTCCATGCTGCAATGCCCAATGTTCCCAATGAAATCTTTCAAGATGCGTATTTGGAAGCCGTGAGAACAAACGAAAATCATCCCTATCGAGTAGCATTTAGAGACAATGACGTATATGATTGGTTGCCAACTGCTCCAATTCGTATGTACTACTGCGAAGCCGATGAGCAAGTACCTTTTTCCAACAGCATCACCGCTTTAGAAACCATGCAAGCCAATGGTGCCACCAATGTTGAAGCAGTCAGTGCAGGAGCAATGTTTACCCATAGTGTTTGTGCCACCTTTGCACTGTTCGGTTCAAAAGCCTTCTTTGATGAAAGGAAAACAGGCTGTGTCGAAACAGGTATTTTCAGTCCTTCCAATACTTACCTTTCTCTTCAAATCATTCCCAATCCAAGCTTCAGTGTGGCTCAAATTCACTTTGATAATCCACAACAAACAGCTTATGAAATGGTAGTGACTGACATCAGCGGCAAAATGGTTTATTTTGAAGAAAATATTCACAGCAGTCAGATTACCTTCAATAGCAGTGATTTGACAAGCGGCATATATTTGATTGAAGTACGTGGAGAGAATGTTTATCGGGGTAAAATGATGGTATATTGA
- a CDS encoding NUDIX domain-containing protein, with product MKYRITSRGILQHNNQILFVCYDMGGKQLYALPGGQQIMGETLAECVKREFQEETGLEVEVGNLVLVNEFIQESSDFVEDWKEGIHQVEHIFEVTLVSEEAIEGAGTNFDPGMIGIQWMDRETLPSVQFYPEREVAWFFGEKNGSEAFYRSKRY from the coding sequence ATGAAATACCGCATCACCTCCAGAGGCATCCTGCAACACAACAACCAAATCCTATTTGTCTGCTACGACATGGGTGGGAAACAATTATATGCACTGCCAGGTGGTCAGCAAATCATGGGCGAAACTTTAGCGGAATGTGTGAAAAGGGAATTTCAGGAGGAAACGGGATTGGAGGTCGAAGTGGGAAATTTGGTTTTGGTCAATGAGTTTATACAGGAAAGCAGTGATTTTGTGGAGGATTGGAAAGAAGGGATTCACCAAGTCGAGCATATTTTTGAAGTAACTTTGGTTTCGGAGGAAGCTATTGAAGGAGCGGGAACAAATTTTGACCCCGGAATGATTGGCATACAATGGATGGATAGGGAAACATTGCCATCCGTTCAATTTTACCCAGAACGAGAGGTGGCTTGGTTTTTTGGGGAGAAAAATGGGAGTGAAGCATTTTATCGCTCAAAACGTTATTGA
- a CDS encoding MIP family channel protein — MRKYLSEFFGTYGLIFFGTGAIVVNDLTNGSITHTGIVITFGLIVMVMIYAFGEISGAHINPAVTIAFWFSGRFAGKEVAPYILAQLVGALLASATLLLLFPTHATLGATLPSGTAWQSFVLEVILTFFLMLVIMNVSTGSKEVGTMAGIAIGGMVLLEAMFAGPISGASMNPARSIAPALLSGHLEHCWIYLTAPIIGAVGAIGGWKIVKRE; from the coding sequence ATGCGTAAATACTTATCTGAATTTTTCGGGACTTATGGATTGATTTTCTTTGGAACGGGCGCTATTGTGGTGAACGATTTGACAAATGGAAGCATCACACATACTGGAATTGTCATCACATTTGGGTTGATTGTGATGGTGATGATTTATGCTTTTGGTGAAATATCGGGAGCGCATATCAACCCTGCTGTGACCATTGCTTTTTGGTTCTCAGGACGTTTTGCAGGTAAAGAAGTAGCTCCCTACATTTTGGCTCAATTGGTGGGCGCATTGTTGGCAAGTGCGACCTTGTTGCTGCTTTTCCCGACTCATGCCACTCTTGGAGCGACCCTTCCCTCTGGCACAGCTTGGCAGTCTTTTGTATTGGAAGTCATTCTGACCTTCTTTCTGATGTTGGTGATTATGAATGTTTCGACAGGTTCAAAAGAAGTGGGAACAATGGCAGGTATCGCTATTGGAGGAATGGTGCTGCTTGAAGCCATGTTTGCGGGCCCCATTTCTGGCGCATCTATGAATCCTGCCCGCTCGATTGCACCTGCCCTTTTATCAGGACACTTAGAACATTGTTGGATTTATCTTACTGCTCCCATCATAGGTGCAGTAGGGGCTATAGGAGGTTGGAAAATAGTGAAAAGGGAATGA
- a CDS encoding methylmalonyl-CoA mutase family protein, whose product MSHIPPKKIFKERKEQFLTDSGIEIQATYPPVNQVVEEPGEFPFTRGVHSGMYRSRLWTMRQYAGFSTAEESNKRYHYLLQQGTSGLSVAFDLPTQIGYDSDHDFAEGEVGKVGVAIDSIRDMETLFAGIELQKISTSMTINATGFILLALYIAVARRQGADLKQITGTIQNDILKEYAARGTYIYPPKASMRIITDIFEYCSKELPRWNTISISGYHIREAGSTAVQELAFTLANGKAYLKAAMAVGLDINVFAKRLSFFFNAHNNFFEEVAKFRAARRMWAKMTKDLGATDEGAMKLRFHTQTGGSTLTAQQPLNNVPRVTLQALAAVLGGTQSLHTNGYDEALSLPTEEAAKIALRTQQIIGFESGVTDTVDPLAGSYFVENLTNEVEDAAWAYIEKIDAMGGSVQAIEEGYMQEEIARSAYEYQKAIESQEKILVGVNKYTTEDDKKIPLLRIDDSIRQIQTQKLETLKAERDSAKVAACLKEIEARAKDGRNLMPAVVEAVDNEATLGEVSDVLRGVFGEFLG is encoded by the coding sequence ATGAGTCATATCCCTCCCAAAAAAATCTTCAAAGAACGCAAGGAGCAATTTTTGACCGATTCGGGCATCGAAATACAAGCAACTTATCCGCCTGTCAATCAAGTAGTAGAAGAACCAGGTGAATTCCCTTTTACTCGTGGTGTTCATTCGGGAATGTACCGCAGCCGTTTGTGGACGATGCGTCAATATGCGGGTTTTTCGACTGCCGAAGAATCCAATAAACGCTACCATTATTTATTGCAGCAAGGAACTTCTGGCCTGTCGGTTGCCTTCGATTTGCCGACTCAAATTGGCTACGATTCCGATCATGATTTTGCGGAAGGAGAAGTCGGTAAAGTGGGTGTGGCGATTGACTCTATCCGAGATATGGAAACACTTTTTGCAGGAATCGAACTGCAAAAAATCAGCACTTCAATGACCATCAATGCTACGGGTTTCATCTTGTTGGCGTTGTATATTGCAGTAGCAAGAAGGCAAGGGGCTGATTTGAAGCAAATTACAGGCACAATTCAAAACGACATATTGAAGGAGTACGCTGCAAGAGGCACCTATATTTATCCTCCGAAAGCTTCTATGCGTATCATCACTGACATTTTTGAATATTGCAGCAAAGAACTGCCTCGATGGAATACGATTTCCATTTCAGGCTATCACATTCGGGAAGCGGGTTCTACGGCAGTGCAAGAATTAGCCTTTACTTTGGCGAATGGAAAAGCCTATTTGAAGGCTGCAATGGCAGTAGGTTTGGACATCAATGTGTTTGCCAAACGTTTGTCGTTTTTCTTCAATGCCCACAATAACTTTTTTGAGGAAGTTGCTAAATTTCGGGCGGCTCGTAGGATGTGGGCAAAAATGACCAAAGATTTGGGCGCAACGGATGAAGGGGCAATGAAACTCCGATTCCATACCCAAACGGGTGGTTCTACTTTGACAGCTCAACAACCCCTCAACAATGTGCCGAGGGTGACGCTGCAAGCTTTGGCGGCGGTATTGGGTGGTACGCAGTCTTTGCATACGAATGGCTACGATGAAGCCTTGTCTTTGCCGACTGAGGAGGCTGCAAAAATTGCGCTGAGAACACAGCAAATTATTGGTTTTGAAAGTGGTGTAACGGATACAGTAGATCCATTGGCGGGGTCCTATTTTGTCGAAAATCTCACAAATGAAGTGGAAGATGCTGCTTGGGCCTACATCGAAAAAATTGATGCAATGGGTGGTTCTGTGCAAGCGATTGAGGAGGGCTATATGCAGGAAGAAATTGCTCGTTCGGCTTATGAATACCAAAAGGCGATTGAAAGCCAAGAAAAGATTTTGGTGGGGGTGAACAAGTACACTACTGAGGATGACAAAAAAATCCCTCTGCTTCGCATTGACGACTCTATCCGTCAAATTCAAACGCAAAAATTAGAAACGCTCAAGGCGGAACGGGATTCGGCTAAGGTGGCAGCTTGTTTGAAGGAGATTGAAGCACGGGCAAAGGATGGTCGAAATTTGATGCCTGCGGTAGTGGAAGCTGTTGATAATGAGGCTACACTTGGCGAGGTTTCGGATGTTTTGAGAGGGGTGTTTGGGGAGTTTTTGGGGTAA